The following DNA comes from Nocardioides panzhihuensis.
CGCCGCGTCGAGCCTCGCTCACCGGGCGGGCGCCTTCGGGCGCCACCCGGTGGCACGGCGCTTCGGAGAAGCGGCGGTGACGCTCGTCGGGGTATCGATCCTCACGTTCGTGCTGCTGCGGGTGGTCCCGGGCGACCAGATCACCGCGGCGTACGGGACGGCTGCGGGTGACCTCTCCCCCGAGCAGCTGCAGGCGCTGGAGGCCTACTACGGGGTCAACGAGCCGCTCCTGTCCCAGTACCTGGGCTGGCTCGGTGGCGTGCTCACCGGCAACCTCGGAGTCTCGGCGACCTCCCACCTGAGCGTGCTGTCGATGACCGCGCAGTCGTTGCCCAACACCGTCGAGCTGGCTGTGCTCGCGATCGTGATCGGCCTCGCCCTCGGCGTACCGGGCGGGATGCTGGCGGCCAGCCGCCCCGGGCGCGCCCGCGACCAGATCAGCCAGGTGACCAGCCTGGTCGCGCTGTCGGTGCCCTCCTTCCTGCTCGCCGCCGTGGTGTCGAACTGGCTGGTCAACACGGTCGGCTGGTATCCCAACGGCGAGGGCTACCGCACGCTGGGCGAGGACCCCGGCCTCAATCTGCAGCAGATGCTGCTGCCGGCGCTCGTCCTCGGGATCAGCATCGCCCCGCCGATCCTGCAGACCACTCGCGCCGCGATCCTCACCGTCCGTTCCGAGGACTACATCCGGACCGCCCGCGCCAAGGGGGTGTCCGGCCGGCGGCTGCAGGTGCGGCACATCCTCCGTAACGCCCTGATCCCGGTGGTGACGATGAGCGGCCTCCAGTTCGGGTTCCTGCTCGGCGGGGCCCTGGTGGTCGAGCAGATCTTCGCGATCCCCGGGATCGGGCGCCAGGTGCTGCTGGGGCTGGAGCAGAAGGAGTACGCCGTGGTGCAGTCGACCGTGCTGGTGATCGCGGTGATGTTCGTCCTGGTCAACCTGCTCACCGACGTCCTCTACCGTCTCGTCGACCCGAGGGTGCGTGTGTCATGAGTGCTGCGGCTGACATGCACGAGGTGCCCGAGGTCCCCACGACGCGGGCCTCCGGCCGGTGGGTCAAGGCGTTCCGTACGCCGAGCGGGATCGTCGGCCTGATCCTGATGGCCCTGGTGGCAGTGCTCGCGGTCCTCGCCGCGGCCGGGGTCGGACCCGACCCGGCCGCCCAGGACGTGCAGGCTGCGCTCCAGGGACCCAGCGCGAGCCACTGGTTCGGCACCGACCAGTTCGGCCGCGACATCTTCGCCCGGGTCTGCGCCGGCCTGGCCAACTCGCTGCGGGTCGCCCTCGTCTCGGTCACCGTGGCGGCGATCGGCGGGGTGCTGCTCGGCATCCTGGCCGGCTACTACCAAGGCGTCCTCGACCGGGTGGTCGGCGTCATCACCAACGTGCTGTTCGCCTTCCCGTCACTGCTGCTCGCCCTCGCTCTGGCCGCCACCCTGCGCCGCAGCTGGCTGACGGTGGCGATCGCGATCGCGGTGGTCTACCTGCCGATCTTCGCGCGGGTCGCCCGCGGGCCGGTCCTGACGCTGCGCCACGCCGAGTACGTGCTGGCCGCGACCGCGGTCGGTCGCAGCCGGCTCTCCACCCTCTTCGAGCACGTGCTCCCGAACATCCTCGGCATCCTGGTCGTGCAGGTCACCCTGTCGCTGTCCTGGGCGATCCTCACCGAGGCGGCGCTGAGCTTCCTCGGTTTCGGCACCCCGCCACCGGCGGCGTCGCTCGGCGGCATGGTCTATGCAGCGCAGACGCTCAGCAGCGTCGCTCCGTGGATGCTCTTCGCCCCCGGCGTCGCGCTGATCCTGGCCGTGGTCGGGTTGAACCTGCTCGGCGACGGACTCCGAGCCGCGCTCGATCCACGAGGAGCCAACCAGTGAAGGCAGAGCCAGCGAAGGTGGAGCCAGCGAAGGTAGAGCCAGTGAAGGTAGAGCCAGTGAAGGCAGAGGACGAGGCCATGCTCGACGCGCTCACCACCGAGGCATCGAGCACCACGGACGGACCGGAGATCGACCAGCTCTCGGTCGCCGGCCTGGTCGCGACGATGAGCGAGCGCGACGCGACGGTCGCGACGTCGGTACGTTCCGCCCTGCCGTCGATCGCGGCCGCCGCCACCGCGGCGGCCGCTCGGATGCGGGAAGGCGGCCGGTTGATCTACGTCGGCGCGGGCACGTCGGGACGGCTCGGGGTGCTCGACGCCTCCGAGGTGCCGCCCACCTTCGGCCTCGACGGCGTCGTCGTCGGCGTCATCGCCGGCGGCCCGGCGGCACTCTTCAGCGCAGCCGAGGGAGTCGAGGACGACGAGGGGGCGGGTGCGGCCGACCTGGCAGCTCTCGACGTCGGGCCGCTCGACACCGTCGTGGGGATCGCCTCCAGCGGGCGTACGCCCTATGCCCTCGGTGCCCTCGCGTACGCAGCGGAGCACGGCGCCCTCACCGTCGGTGTCGCCTGCAACCTGGGCACCCCCCTGGCGCGCGTCGCCGACCACGGGATCGAGGTGCCGGTCGGCCCCGAGATCCTCGCCGGATCGACCCGGCTCGGCGCCGGCACCGCCACGAAGATGGTGCTCAACATGATCTCGACCGCGACCATGGTGCAGCTCGGAAGGACCTACGGGTCGCTGATGGTGGACATGCGGGCCAACAACGCCAAGCTTCGGCACCGCGCGATCCGGATGGTCACCGAGGCCACCGGAGCCGACGAGGCGACCGTGCTCCGTGCACTCGACGAGGCGGACTGGCACACCAAGCTGGCGATCGCGACGATCCTCACCGGCCTCTCCCCTGCCGAGGCGTCGCAGGCGCTGGAGCTGGCCGGCGGCCGGCTGCGGACCGTCATCGAGGAGCGTGGCTGATGCGCGTGCTCGGAATGATCTCCGGAACCTCCCACGACGGGATCGACATCGCGGTCGTCGACTTCGACGTCGCCCATGACAGGGACGGTGACGTGCTGCGGGCGCGGATCGTCCACCACACCTCGGTGCCCTACGCGGTCGATCTGCGCCAGCGGCTCATCGACGCCATGCCGCCGGCGCCGGTCGGCTTCGACGTCGTCTGCGAGCTCGACACCCGGATCGGGCAGGCGTTCGCCGCGGCCGCGAGCCGGGCTGTCGAGGAGGCCGGCGCCGTCGACGTCGTCTGCACCCACGGCCAGACGGTCTTCCATTGGGTCGAGGGTGGCCGTGCACTCGGCACGCTCCAGATCGGGCAGCCCGCCTGGATCGCCGAGGCGACCGGCGCGAGCGTCGTCTCGGACGTACGCTCCGACGACATCGCTGCCGGCGGTCACGGCGCGCCGTTGGTGCCGCTGCTGGACGTCCGGATGCTGGCGCCGCTGGTCGAGGACGGAGCCGTCGCCGCCGCGCTCAACCTCGGCGGCATCGCCAACCTCACCGTGTGCCGAAGCGCCGCGGACCCGGTCGCATGGGACATCGGGCCCGCCAACGCTCTCATCGACGCGGTGGTCACCGACGCGCCCGGAGCGGCGACCTACGACCGCGACGGCGAGCTCGCCGCAACCGGTGCCGTGGACCCGGCGCTGCTGGCCGAGCTGCTCGACTCTCCCTATTTCGCGCAGCCGGCTCCGAAGAGCACCGGCAAGGAGCTGTTCAACCTCGGCTACGTCCGTGACGCCCTCGAGCGCGCGGGTGTGACGCCCGCGCTTCCCGACCTGGTCGCGACACTCACCGAGCTCTCCGCGGTCACCGTCTCCCAGGCGGTCTCCCAGGCTGGCGTCGAGGTGCTGGTGGCCTCCGGTGGCGGCGTACGCAACCCGGTTCTGATGCGACGGCTCGGCGAGCTCCTCCCCGGCGTGCGCGTCACCACCAGCGACGCCCTCGGCGTCCCGTCCGACCACAAGGAGGCCATCGCCTTCGCCCTCATCGGCTGGGCCAGCGTCCACGGACTCCCCGGCAACGTCCCCAGCTGCACCGGTGCCGACGGACCCCGCGTGCTCGGCCGGATCAGCCCGAGGGACACGCCTCCGCCTGCGATCGACGCCTGGCCCGGCACCCTGGTGTTCGAGCGATGACCGGCCGGCAACCCGTTCAGACGTACGCCGACCGCCTGCTCACCCTCGGCAGGGAAGGCACCCATCCGGCAGGCGCCGTCGTCGGGCTGCGCACCCCGGACGGCTCCGAGGTCGCGGCCTCCGGCTGGGCCCGGCTGCCCGCTGCCGACCGGCCCGGCGTGCCCATGCAGCCCGACCACATGCTCGACCTCGCCTCGGTCACCAAGCTCGTCGCGACCACGGCGATCACGATGCGGCTCGTGGCCGCCGGCGATCTGCGTCTCGACGACCCGGTGCGCCGACACCTGCCCGCCTTCCGAGGTGAAGGGAAGGACGAGGCGACCGTCGAGCAGCTGCTGACCCACACGGCCGGGCTGCGTCCGTGGTGGCCGCTCTACGCCGCCGTGCCCAGTGGCCGGCGCAGCGAGACGATCCAGCACGTCCAGCAGCTCCCGCTGGCGTACCCGCCCGGCACCGGCTGGACGTACTCCGACCTCGGCATGATCCTGCTCGGCGCGGTGATCGAGCGGGCCACCACGCTCCGGCTGGACGAGGCGTACGAGCAGCTCGTGGCCGCACCGCTGGGGCTCTCGGCCCGGTTCGGACCGGTCGTCCCGGACCGCGCCGCCTCGAGCGCGGACAGCGACGCCTATGAGTTCGCCATGCTTGCCACCGACGAGCCGCACCCCGTCGGCATCCCGCCGGCTCGATTCTCGCGATGGCGTGACCATCCCCTCCGGGGAGAGGTCAACGACGGCAACACCGCCCACTCCCTCGACGGCGTCGCCGGGCACGCCGGCCTCTTCTCGAGCGTCGAGGACCTGCTGACCTACGGGACGGCACTGTGCGAGGGCACCTTCGTGCCACGCGAGGTGCTCGACCGCTTCGCGACACCGCACCCCGAGCATCCCGAGCAGGCGCTCGGCGCCTTCCTCGGCCGGGCCGGCGAGACCAGCTTCCTGCAGCATCCCGGCTTCACCGGCACCTTCTTCGCCGTCGCCCCTGACACCGGCCTCGTCGTCGCCGGCGGCGCGACCCGGCTGCACGGCCCGCTCGGCCCGATCGACCACAATCCCACCCGGCTCCCAGACGTCGTACCCGGCACCGAGATCATCTCGGTGCTGCTCGACGCGGCCGGCCTCGAGGAGGACCGATGACCCCCGTCCTGTCCGTACGCGACCTCTCGGTCACCTTCGACACCGGCGAGGGCCCGGTCCAGGCACTGCACGACATCTCCCTCGACCTCGCCGCCGGCGAGACCGTCGCCGTCGTCGGCCAGTCCGGCTCCGGCAAGTCGACGCTCGCCTCCTGCGTCAACCGGCTCCTGGCGGACAACGGCCGGATCACCGCCGGCGCGATCACCCTCGGCGAGCAGGACATCACCCGCGCCCCCGAGTCGACCATGACCGCGATCCGTGGCCGACGCATCGGTCTGGTGCCGCAGGACCCGATGACCAACCTCAACCCGGTGATGACCGTCGGTGCGCAGATCACCGAGGCGCTGGAGGTCCACGGTCTCGCGTCCGGGCAGGACGCGCGCGAACGCGCCATCGACCTGCTCGGCCAGGCCGGCATCGACCGGCCCGCCGCCCGCTTCCGCCAGTATCCCCACGAGTTCTCTGGCGGGATGCGGCAACGCGTGCTCATCGCGATTGCGCTCGCGTGCCGCCCCGAGGTGCTCCTCGCCGACGAGCCGACCTCCGCGCTCGACGTCACCGTGCAGCGCCTCGTCCTCGACCAGATGGCCGAGCTCACCGCCGAGCTCGGCACCGGCGTGCTCCTCATCACCCACGATCTCGCCCTGGCCGCCGAACGCGCCGACCGGGTCATCGTCATGCATCGCGGCTGGGTCGTCGAGAGCGGTGACGCGGCCACGATCATCGCGTCCCCACAGCATGACTACACCGAGCGGCTGCTGGCCGCCGCCCCCGCCATGTCCGACGTCAAGGTCATCCCGACAGCCGACGACGAGTCCGCCGAGCGCCCCGAGACCCTCCTCGAGGTGAGCGGCGCCGTACGCCGCTACCGGATCCGCGGGCAGCGCGAGCACCTCCACGCCGTCGACGGGATCGACCTCTCCATCCCCAAGGGACGCACGGTCGCCATCGTCGGCGAGTCCGGCTCCGGCAAGTCCACCGCCGCCCGGCTCGCGCTTCGCCTCGAACGGGCCGATGCCGGCACCATCCGCTACCGCGGCACCGATCTGGCGAGCCTGCGCGGCAAGGACCTGCTCGCCTACCGGCGCGCCATCCAGCCGGTCTTCCAGAACCCGTACGCCTCCCTCGACCCGCGCTACACGATCGGGCAGGTCATCGACGAGCCCCTGCGTGTCCACCGCATCGGCGACGCCGCCTCTCGCCGCAAGGCCGTGGCCGACCTGCTCGACCGGGTCGACCTGCCCGCGGCGTACGCCCACCGGCGGCCGCACGAGCTCTCCGGTGGCCAACGCCAGCGAGTCGCGATCGCCCGCGCCCTCGCCCTCGATCCCGAGCTCGTCGTCATGGACGAGGCGGTCAGCGCTCTCGACGTCCTCGTCCAGGAGCAGATCCTGGAGCTGATGGTCGATCTCCAGCGCGACCGGGGTCTCTCCTACCTCTTCATCAGCCACGACCTCGCCGTCGTCCACCTCGTCGCCCACCACGTCTACGTCATGAAGGCCGGCAAGATCGTCGAGCACGGCGATCCCGACACCGTCTTCCGCTCGCCGCAGCATCCCTACACCCAGCAGCTCGTCGCCGCCGTACCTCGCCCGCACGAACAGGCGTCGTAGCCTCTCGGGTCGCGAGGGTATGGCACCAGACCGGATCGGCATTGGACGCACTCGGACGCCCGGCGCGAGCATTCACCCATGACTCGGAACGAGACGTACGTCACACATCACTCCTTCGTGACCCGATGGCCGGCTCGCGCGCTGGGCCTGGCGATCGCCCTCCTCTGCACCCTGAGCCTCACCACCCCGGCCGCGGTGGCAGGGCAGGCGCCTCCGCCGGCGGGCGACCCGACTGACACCTCAGCGGCCTGGGCACAGGCCGACGAGATCCGGGCACGCGTCAAGCCGCCGACGTTCCCCGACCATGCGGTCAGCATCCTCGACTTCGGCGCCGATCCGTCGGGCCAGGCGAAGAGCACCGACGCCTTCCGTAAGGCGATCGAGGCGGTGAACGCGGCCGGCGGCGGCCGGGTGGAGGTGCCGACCGGGGTCTTCCTCACCGGCGCGATCCACCTGAAGAGCAACGTGAACCTGCACCTCGCCGACGACGCGACGATCCGCTTCAGCCGGGACAAGGCGGACTTCCTGCCGGTGGTGAAGACGCGCTACGAGGGTGTCGAGCTCTACAACTACTCCCCCTTCATCTACGCCTACCAGGTCGAGAACGTCGCGGTGACCGGTAACGGGACCCTGGACGGCAACGCCGACGCCGACAACTGGTGGGACTGGAAGGCGAAGAGCCCCCGCCCGGAGACGCCGGACCGCAACGAGCTCTTCCGGATGGGCGAGGAGGGCGTGCCGGTCGAGGAGCGGGTCTTCGGCGCCGGCCACTACATCCGCCCGAGCTTCGTCGAGTTCTACGAGAGCCGCAACATCCTGGTCCAGGGCGTCACGCTCAACAGGTCGCCGATGTGGCTGCTGCACCCGACGCTGTCGCAGAACGTGACCATCGACGGCGTACACCTGGAGAGCCTCGGCCCCAACAACGACGGGGTGAACCCGGAGTCCAGCCGCGACGTGGTCATCAAGAACACCTTCTTCAACACCGGCGACGACAACATCGCGATCAAGTCGGGGCGCAACGCCGAGGGCCGCCGCATCGGCGTTCCCGCCGAGAACATCCTCATCGAGGGCAACTACATGCAGGCCGGCCACGGGGCGGTGGTCGCCGGAAGCGAGATGTCCGGCGGCGTACGCAACGTCTTCGCGCAGGACAACGTCATGGACAGCCCCGACCTCGACCGCGTGGTCCGGATCAAGACCAACTCGGTACGCGGCGGGGTGGTCGAGGACATCTACGTCCGTGACAACGCGGTGCCGCAGCAGGGTGGCCAGGCGGTCTGGGTCGACTTCCGCTACGAGGAGGGCGACGCGGGCGACTTCACCCCGACCGTGCGGGACGTCTACATCGAGGACCTGCACAGCGTCGGGGGCACCCACGCGATCTTCCTGCGAGGCTACGCCCGCTCTCCGATCACCAACATCAACATCCTGAACTCCTCCTTCTCCGGTGTCCGCACACCGATGCTGGCCGAGCACGTCCAAGGCCTGCGGCTGGTCAACACCACCATCAACGCCCAGCCCGCCGACGCGGTGGTCTGCCAGGGCACGGTGTGGCTCGGGATCCCCGAGAAGCTGGTCAGCTCCGGCGTCGAGGACCGGGTGGCGGACGGCCAGTGGTGCCTGTCGGAGCAGTTCGCCGAGGAGCACGCCTGGTCCTCCCCCGGCCAGTTCCGTGCGTACGTCGCGGAGCGGACCGCTGCCCTGCTGAAGGCCGGCGTGATCACCGAGGCGGAGAAGGAGGCCCTCCAGGAGGCCGCCTCGCGGACCGCCATCGGAGCTCGCCGATAACGCGGACCCGAGCCCGCCACGTCATCAGACGCTGGTGGGCTCGGGCTCCGGAGCTTCGACGGGCGCGCGCCTGACCTTGAGCACCGCGAAGGCGACGATGACAGCGGCGACGGCGAAGAGCAGGCCGTACGCAGCCACCGACTCGGCCTCGAAGCTGCGCAGCAGCGTACGTCCGTTGGTGACCAGGATGATGCTGCCGACCAGGCCGCCGAGGATGGGCAGCGAGAGGTGCTTGACGAGGTAGGCGGCGAACGGGGCGGCGATCACGCCACCGATGAGAAGCCCGCCGATGATCCGCCAGTCGAGCGCCTCCCCTGCCAGACCGACGAGGAAGCCGACGCTCGCAGAGACGGTGGTGACGAACTCGGCGGTGGAGACCGAGCCGATCACCTTGCGCGGGTGCAGGGTGCCGCTGGAGATCAGCGTGGGCGTCGTGACCGGGCCCCAGCCACCGCCGCCGGTCGCGTCGATGAAGCCGCCGAACAGGCCCAGCGGAGCGAGCAGGCCGAGCCCCGGCCGGCGGCCCGGGATGAAGACCGGCGGCTTCCCGAAGACGAAGCGCGCGACGATGTAGAGACCCAGCAGGAGCAGGAGACCGGCCACCCACGGCGTGGCGCTCTCGGTGGAGAGACCGGAGAGGACCGTCGCGCCGACGAAGGCGCCGATACCACCGGGGATCGCGATCTTGCCCACGACCTTCCAGTCGACGTTCCCGAGCCGCCAGTGGGAGACGCCCGAGACGAACGTCGTGCCGACCTCGGCCAGGTGGACCGATGCTGACGCGACCGCAGGGGCGACGCCGGTGGCAACGAGCAGGGTGCTGGAGGTGACGCCGTAGGCCATGCCCAACGAGCCGTCTACGGCTTGGGCCGCTAGGCCTACGAGAGCAAAGATGATCAGCCGCTCCATGCGGGACTCCTGGGGCGAGGGGGGGGTGGGATGGTAATGTAACTCTAATTACTATAGATAGTCTTTCTGGGGTTCTCTAATCGTCTCGGTGGGCGGGCGCATCGGTGGTCGAGCTTGTCGAGACCCGTCGCCTCCGCCGGTCGAGCCCGTCGAGACCCGTCGCCTCCGCCGGTCGAGCCGCCGGAGCCGCTAGGCGGAGGCGTGTCGAGACCAACACAGTCCCTCAGTGATCGAGCTTGTCGAGACCTGCCTCCCGCTGGTCGAGCCGCCGGAGCCGCTAGGCGGAGGCGTGTCGAGACCAACACGGTTCTGGTCGGGGAAACCTCGCTGAGCGACTGTTACTTCGTTTCAGTGTTCGCCGCCGACCCTTCTTCGAGTGTTTCTCGATCAGCCGCCGCGTCAAGGACGGGCTTCGCCCGCCGCTTCGCGGTGGCCTTCGGCCATCCTTGACTCGGCACCTGATCAAGAAAGATTTCGCCATTATCGGGGCGGCGGCGAGGGTGTGGCGCGGGGTTCAGGTTGCTTGTTCGCTGACTGCGTAAATCGGTTCTGACCAGCAAAAACAGGTAGCGCTACGGTACTGTTCCGCATATAATGAGGCGTATGAACGAGACCGTCGACCAGCTCCTCACCGGGCCGCCCCTGGGTGCGTCCGAAGGTGAGCTGGTCGACTGGATCAGCCGGCTCGAAGAAGTGAAGTGCATCGCCGAGGCTGTTCAGGCAGAAGCGGCCGTACGCCTCGACGAAGCCACCCGCGCCCGGCAGGCCGAGGCCGGGATCCCTGCCCGCAAGCTCGGCGAAGGCGTGGCCTCGCAGATCGCGCTGGCGAGGCGGGTCTCACCTGCCAAGGGCGCCAAACTGCTGGGCCTGGCGAAGATCTTGATCACCGAGATGCCGCACACCTTCGCGTTGATGAAAGCGGGCCTGTTCTCGCAGTGGCAGGCCACCATCCTCGCCCGCGAAACCGCCTGCCTCTCGATGAAGGACCGCCGGGTCATCGACTACGAACTCTGCGCTATCGGATCCGATGGTGAACCGCCTGCTGTGGTCACGATGGGGCTGCGGCAAATGGAGAACGCGGCCAAGAAACTCGCGATCACCCTGGACCAGGAGTCCGTCGTGGCCCGTGCATCGAACGCGGAGAAAGACCGTCGAGTCAGCGTGCGACCGGCACCGGACACGATGACCTGGCTGGGTGCGCTGCTGCCGGTCAAGGACGGCGTCGCCGTCTACGCCGCACTGGACCAGGCAGCCAAGGCCGCGCAGGCTGCTGGGGATGAACGGACGAGGGGTCAGGTCATGGCCGACACACTGGCCGACCGCGTCACCGGCCGCACCACCACCGACGGCGCCAAGCCTCGGATCGAGGTCAAGATCGTCATGACCGCCGACGCCCTCACCAACGACAGCGACCAGCCCGCGATGGTCGAGGGCTACGGCCCCGTCCCCGCCGCATGGACCCGCGAAGCACTCGCCGACGCCGAGGTCTTCATCCGCAGGCTGTTCACCGACCCGGCCGGGCAGCTGGTCGCCATGGAATCCCGCTCCCGCAAAGCCCCCGACGGACTCGCCGAGTTCATCACCACCCGCGACGGCGGAATCTGCCGCACCAACGGCTGCGACGCCCCCATCCGCAACGTCGACCACGCCCAGCGCCACGCTGACGGCGGCAAGACCAGCGCCGCGAACCTCCAAGGGCTCTGCGAAAGATGCAATCAAGCGAAAGAAGCCCTCGGCTGGCAAGCCAGACCCAGACCCGACGGCAGCATCATCACCATCACACCGACGGGCCATATCTACGTGAGCCCACCACCCGACACCTGGCTTCCGGGCCCACCACCCCTCTCGCGGGGAGAGTTCGTGCTGCGCGATCTGCTCGTCGACCACACGCTCGCGGCCTGAGAGTCGCGCTGTCGAAACCTTCTTCGGATCGGTGCTTGACCTTGACCCTGCGTCAGGGCTGCACGCTTCTTTCACGGCCCCAAACGGGACCAGGAACACAAACACCGAACCAAGGAGCACGACATGAACAACGTCCTCACCCGCATGACCGCCGGCAAGAAGGACTGGAAGCGCATGGAGGCCCGCGCCGCCGAGCTGCCCTCCGACTACCGCACCGTCTACAGCAAGATGAAGAGCTACATGTGGCCCTTCACCGCCGGTGACGGGATGGACGTCGTCGCCATCCTGCGTGAGATTCTCGATCTGTTCGAGACCGAGGCCGCGGCCGGTCGTAAGGTCATCGAGGTCACCGGGACCGACCTGGCCGCCTTCTGCGACGCGCGGCTGCCCAAGGAAGGTGCCTACCACATCAACCTGCGTGCCCACCTCAACGACGTCGCCTTGAAGCTCTCTTGAGCGCGGTGAGCGGGAGCGTGGCGGATCCTCTATCGGCTCCAGAACAAATGTCTGGATAAGGCTATGGTTCGCCACCTCCGCGTGGTCCACTGTGACGCACGTCTCTTCTGGCTGCCCTAGCGGCAGCCCCGCATGCTGGAGGAACACAAGTGAACGACTCGGCCCTGCTCTCGGTCGGCCTCCCCATCGCGTTGGCGATCATCATGTTCGGGCTGGGCCTGAGCCTGACTCCGAAAGACTTCCGCCGAGTCGTACGCACCCCGCGAGCCGTCATCGTGGCGCTCACCCTCCAGATCCTGGTGCTGCCGCTGA
Coding sequences within:
- a CDS encoding ABC transporter permease gives rise to the protein MGVAVHPGDVRRLQQGSGGPGGAHRRLDRDAVEGVGLLSAASSLAHRAGAFGRHPVARRFGEAAVTLVGVSILTFVLLRVVPGDQITAAYGTAAGDLSPEQLQALEAYYGVNEPLLSQYLGWLGGVLTGNLGVSATSHLSVLSMTAQSLPNTVELAVLAIVIGLALGVPGGMLAASRPGRARDQISQVTSLVALSVPSFLLAAVVSNWLVNTVGWYPNGEGYRTLGEDPGLNLQQMLLPALVLGISIAPPILQTTRAAILTVRSEDYIRTARAKGVSGRRLQVRHILRNALIPVVTMSGLQFGFLLGGALVVEQIFAIPGIGRQVLLGLEQKEYAVVQSTVLVIAVMFVLVNLLTDVLYRLVDPRVRVS
- a CDS encoding ABC transporter permease gives rise to the protein MSAAADMHEVPEVPTTRASGRWVKAFRTPSGIVGLILMALVAVLAVLAAAGVGPDPAAQDVQAALQGPSASHWFGTDQFGRDIFARVCAGLANSLRVALVSVTVAAIGGVLLGILAGYYQGVLDRVVGVITNVLFAFPSLLLALALAATLRRSWLTVAIAIAVVYLPIFARVARGPVLTLRHAEYVLAATAVGRSRLSTLFEHVLPNILGILVVQVTLSLSWAILTEAALSFLGFGTPPPAASLGGMVYAAQTLSSVAPWMLFAPGVALILAVVGLNLLGDGLRAALDPRGANQ
- the murQ gene encoding N-acetylmuramic acid 6-phosphate etherase: MKVEPVKAEDEAMLDALTTEASSTTDGPEIDQLSVAGLVATMSERDATVATSVRSALPSIAAAATAAAARMREGGRLIYVGAGTSGRLGVLDASEVPPTFGLDGVVVGVIAGGPAALFSAAEGVEDDEGAGAADLAALDVGPLDTVVGIASSGRTPYALGALAYAAEHGALTVGVACNLGTPLARVADHGIEVPVGPEILAGSTRLGAGTATKMVLNMISTATMVQLGRTYGSLMVDMRANNAKLRHRAIRMVTEATGADEATVLRALDEADWHTKLAIATILTGLSPAEASQALELAGGRLRTVIEERG
- a CDS encoding anhydro-N-acetylmuramic acid kinase — its product is MRVLGMISGTSHDGIDIAVVDFDVAHDRDGDVLRARIVHHTSVPYAVDLRQRLIDAMPPAPVGFDVVCELDTRIGQAFAAAASRAVEEAGAVDVVCTHGQTVFHWVEGGRALGTLQIGQPAWIAEATGASVVSDVRSDDIAAGGHGAPLVPLLDVRMLAPLVEDGAVAAALNLGGIANLTVCRSAADPVAWDIGPANALIDAVVTDAPGAATYDRDGELAATGAVDPALLAELLDSPYFAQPAPKSTGKELFNLGYVRDALERAGVTPALPDLVATLTELSAVTVSQAVSQAGVEVLVASGGGVRNPVLMRRLGELLPGVRVTTSDALGVPSDHKEAIAFALIGWASVHGLPGNVPSCTGADGPRVLGRISPRDTPPPAIDAWPGTLVFER
- a CDS encoding serine hydrolase domain-containing protein: MTGRQPVQTYADRLLTLGREGTHPAGAVVGLRTPDGSEVAASGWARLPAADRPGVPMQPDHMLDLASVTKLVATTAITMRLVAAGDLRLDDPVRRHLPAFRGEGKDEATVEQLLTHTAGLRPWWPLYAAVPSGRRSETIQHVQQLPLAYPPGTGWTYSDLGMILLGAVIERATTLRLDEAYEQLVAAPLGLSARFGPVVPDRAASSADSDAYEFAMLATDEPHPVGIPPARFSRWRDHPLRGEVNDGNTAHSLDGVAGHAGLFSSVEDLLTYGTALCEGTFVPREVLDRFATPHPEHPEQALGAFLGRAGETSFLQHPGFTGTFFAVAPDTGLVVAGGATRLHGPLGPIDHNPTRLPDVVPGTEIISVLLDAAGLEEDR
- a CDS encoding ABC transporter ATP-binding protein; the protein is MTPVLSVRDLSVTFDTGEGPVQALHDISLDLAAGETVAVVGQSGSGKSTLASCVNRLLADNGRITAGAITLGEQDITRAPESTMTAIRGRRIGLVPQDPMTNLNPVMTVGAQITEALEVHGLASGQDARERAIDLLGQAGIDRPAARFRQYPHEFSGGMRQRVLIAIALACRPEVLLADEPTSALDVTVQRLVLDQMAELTAELGTGVLLITHDLALAAERADRVIVMHRGWVVESGDAATIIASPQHDYTERLLAAAPAMSDVKVIPTADDESAERPETLLEVSGAVRRYRIRGQREHLHAVDGIDLSIPKGRTVAIVGESGSGKSTAARLALRLERADAGTIRYRGTDLASLRGKDLLAYRRAIQPVFQNPYASLDPRYTIGQVIDEPLRVHRIGDAASRRKAVADLLDRVDLPAAYAHRRPHELSGGQRQRVAIARALALDPELVVMDEAVSALDVLVQEQILELMVDLQRDRGLSYLFISHDLAVVHLVAHHVYVMKAGKIVEHGDPDTVFRSPQHPYTQQLVAAVPRPHEQAS
- a CDS encoding glycoside hydrolase family 28 protein, with protein sequence MTRNETYVTHHSFVTRWPARALGLAIALLCTLSLTTPAAVAGQAPPPAGDPTDTSAAWAQADEIRARVKPPTFPDHAVSILDFGADPSGQAKSTDAFRKAIEAVNAAGGGRVEVPTGVFLTGAIHLKSNVNLHLADDATIRFSRDKADFLPVVKTRYEGVELYNYSPFIYAYQVENVAVTGNGTLDGNADADNWWDWKAKSPRPETPDRNELFRMGEEGVPVEERVFGAGHYIRPSFVEFYESRNILVQGVTLNRSPMWLLHPTLSQNVTIDGVHLESLGPNNDGVNPESSRDVVIKNTFFNTGDDNIAIKSGRNAEGRRIGVPAENILIEGNYMQAGHGAVVAGSEMSGGVRNVFAQDNVMDSPDLDRVVRIKTNSVRGGVVEDIYVRDNAVPQQGGQAVWVDFRYEEGDAGDFTPTVRDVYIEDLHSVGGTHAIFLRGYARSPITNINILNSSFSGVRTPMLAEHVQGLRLVNTTINAQPADAVVCQGTVWLGIPEKLVSSGVEDRVADGQWCLSEQFAEEHAWSSPGQFRAYVAERTAALLKAGVITEAEKEALQEAASRTAIGARR
- a CDS encoding sulfite exporter TauE/SafE family protein produces the protein MERLIIFALVGLAAQAVDGSLGMAYGVTSSTLLVATGVAPAVASASVHLAEVGTTFVSGVSHWRLGNVDWKVVGKIAIPGGIGAFVGATVLSGLSTESATPWVAGLLLLLGLYIVARFVFGKPPVFIPGRRPGLGLLAPLGLFGGFIDATGGGGWGPVTTPTLISSGTLHPRKVIGSVSTAEFVTTVSASVGFLVGLAGEALDWRIIGGLLIGGVIAAPFAAYLVKHLSLPILGGLVGSIILVTNGRTLLRSFEAESVAAYGLLFAVAAVIVAFAVLKVRRAPVEAPEPEPTSV